A single Deltaproteobacteria bacterium DNA region contains:
- the ftsE gene encoding cell division ATP-binding protein FtsE yields the protein MIRFKDVSKAYSQDNIVFSGIDLEIEKGEFVFLTGPSGVGKSTMLRILFCAERPTSGEVWVDGVTLSSLSNSQVPYLRRKIGVIFQDFKLLSNRTIFDNVALSLEVTGLGKKQAEKRVMQVLEGVGLTGKTSYYPLHLSGGEQQRVAIARAVVNRPPIVLADEPTGNLDLQRTEETMMLMEELNARGATIIFATHDERLFKNTHRRVLRLLNGKIGIQ from the coding sequence ATCATTCGATTTAAGGATGTCTCAAAGGCATATTCTCAGGACAACATCGTCTTTTCCGGTATTGATCTGGAGATCGAAAAGGGTGAATTCGTTTTCCTGACAGGTCCCAGCGGTGTAGGGAAAAGTACTATGCTGCGCATCCTTTTTTGTGCTGAACGGCCTACATCGGGAGAGGTCTGGGTGGACGGTGTGACGCTCTCATCCCTTTCAAATTCCCAGGTGCCATACCTGAGGAGAAAAATCGGTGTAATTTTTCAAGACTTCAAGCTTCTATCAAATCGTACCATATTTGATAATGTTGCACTGAGCCTGGAAGTGACCGGCTTGGGAAAGAAGCAGGCAGAAAAAAGAGTAATGCAGGTACTGGAAGGGGTCGGGCTTACCGGAAAAACGAGCTACTATCCGCTGCATCTGTCAGGAGGTGAACAGCAGCGGGTAGCTATCGCCAGGGCCGTGGTCAACAGGCCCCCCATAGTTCTCGCCGACGAACCAACAGGGAACCTGGACCTGCAAAGGACTGAAGAAACAATGATGCTTATGGAAGAACTGAATGCCAGGGGTGCAACTATCATCTTTGCAACCCACGATGAAAGATTATTTAAAAATACTCATCGCAGGGTGTTAAGGCTCCTTAACGGAAAAATCGGAATTCAATAA
- a CDS encoding Fe-S oxidoreductase, which translates to MNVQDIFSCKLCGHCCHGESTVSLSQAEQYAIASFLDLDPAGFLRKFCIKKGNRVEMKVVDGHCIFYGEDGLCKIHEVKPFQCRRWPLHPSILGDRNAWEAIKADCPGFDEDASYEDVCELVRRISNGY; encoded by the coding sequence GTGAATGTCCAAGATATTTTTTCCTGTAAACTCTGCGGACACTGTTGCCACGGAGAGAGCACGGTCTCCCTGTCTCAGGCTGAACAGTATGCCATAGCCTCTTTTCTGGATCTTGATCCAGCTGGCTTTCTCCGGAAATTTTGCATCAAGAAAGGTAATAGGGTGGAGATGAAAGTTGTCGATGGACATTGCATCTTCTATGGCGAGGACGGGCTCTGCAAAATCCACGAGGTCAAGCCCTTTCAATGCAGGAGATGGCCGCTTCACCCGAGCATACTCGGAGATCGGAATGCATGGGAAGCCATAAAGGCCGACTGCCCCGGTTTTGATGAAGATGCAAGCTATGAGGATGTCTGCGAGCTTGTCAGGAGAATCAGCAATGGATATTGA
- a CDS encoding DNA polymerase I: MDHQLRTTSKRGTPPLFLIDGSSYLYRSYFAIRQPLTTHDGFPTKVIFGLTNMLWKVLKEKDPEYVAIVWDAKGPTFRHDLYADYKANRPAMPDDMSVQIPYVRKIVNAMGLKQLEKNGYEADDIIATLVRRLTDQTIIIVSGDKDLLQLIGPQVSIWDSMKDEVMDLDTFRQRFGIEPLQFLEVMTLTGDTSDNIPGVPGIGLKTALKLIKSYGSVSNLFRHLDELPDGKLKERLEAHRDRLDLWRGLISLADDIPLPLNINAFRRNPPDQRKLRQLFQQFNLTRFLNQMVPEQTISFKEYELIQSSTDLARWTEMARKASRIVIDTETTSEFPMKAKLVGISLCITPPKAAYIPVGHKSREAQLNLSQVAEALGPIFSDRKIEKIGQNIKYDLIVLANHGMKLEGISGDTMVASYLLDPSKRRHNLAEIAQEVLGHRMISFREVTGTQKRVRNFAHVPLPLARDYSCEDVHVTSLVQKALWKRLKESGLWELFEQVEVPLIRILARMEMAGILVDKEGLDVLSTEFSQRLSELDEKIIELAGEPFNINSTKQLAEILFIKLKLPQIKKTRKKTGYSTDVEVLKELAKFHELPQQLLFYRNLSKLKSTYVDGLKRMINPETGRVHTSFNQTVTSTGRLSSSDPNLQNIPVRTEEGRRIRALFIPAPGDFLLSADYSQIDLRVLAHCSGDEALVNAFKNGEDIHRLTAAEVFSVFPELVTPDMRRVAKTVNFGIIYGMSAYGLAKELGIENRQAKEFIERYFAKYPGVKRYMKETVKKAREQGYVTTLLGRRRYIPDLKSKVRTVREFAERTAINTPIQGTAADIIKLAMIEVDSNIQAEKTPCRMLLQVHDELIIEVPEKEIKRTAAMVKETMENVINLAVPLKVDVGWGVNWAEIESKPVNMPRR; encoded by the coding sequence ATGGACCACCAACTCCGAACTACGAGCAAGAGAGGCACCCCGCCACTATTCCTGATAGATGGCAGTTCGTATCTCTACAGGTCCTACTTTGCAATACGTCAGCCCCTGACTACCCACGATGGGTTTCCTACCAAGGTAATCTTTGGCCTTACAAATATGCTCTGGAAGGTGCTAAAAGAAAAAGACCCGGAATATGTGGCCATTGTGTGGGATGCCAAGGGCCCTACCTTCAGACACGATCTTTATGCCGATTACAAGGCAAACAGGCCTGCGATGCCTGACGATATGAGCGTTCAGATCCCATATGTGAGGAAAATTGTAAATGCCATGGGGCTCAAACAGCTTGAGAAAAACGGCTACGAGGCAGACGATATAATTGCTACACTGGTAAGGCGCCTAACTGATCAGACCATTATTATTGTTTCCGGCGACAAAGACCTCCTTCAGTTGATTGGACCGCAAGTCAGCATATGGGACTCGATGAAAGACGAAGTTATGGATCTTGATACCTTCCGCCAACGCTTCGGCATTGAACCGCTCCAATTCCTGGAGGTAATGACGCTGACCGGTGATACCTCGGACAATATCCCCGGCGTGCCTGGAATCGGCTTAAAGACTGCGCTGAAACTCATAAAGAGCTACGGTTCAGTAAGTAACCTCTTCAGGCACCTGGATGAACTCCCCGATGGAAAATTGAAAGAGCGGCTTGAAGCCCACAGGGACCGCCTGGACCTTTGGCGCGGGCTTATAAGCCTTGCGGATGATATCCCTCTTCCCCTTAATATCAACGCATTTCGCAGAAACCCTCCTGACCAGAGAAAACTGAGGCAGCTCTTCCAGCAATTCAATCTTACCCGCTTTTTAAACCAGATGGTGCCAGAACAGACCATTTCCTTTAAGGAATACGAGCTCATACAATCCTCGACGGATCTTGCTCGCTGGACGGAAATGGCGCGTAAGGCCTCAAGAATAGTCATCGATACAGAGACCACAAGCGAATTTCCAATGAAGGCAAAGCTCGTTGGGATCTCTCTCTGCATTACACCGCCAAAGGCCGCTTACATCCCTGTTGGGCACAAAAGCCGGGAGGCACAGCTCAATTTGTCTCAAGTAGCCGAGGCCCTTGGACCCATATTTTCAGACCGGAAAATCGAAAAGATCGGGCAGAATATAAAATATGACCTGATTGTCCTCGCCAACCACGGAATGAAGCTCGAGGGAATATCCGGAGACACAATGGTGGCCTCTTACCTCCTTGACCCCTCGAAGCGCCGTCACAACCTTGCCGAGATAGCACAGGAGGTGTTGGGGCACCGCATGATATCTTTCAGGGAAGTAACCGGGACACAGAAAAGGGTCAGGAACTTTGCCCATGTGCCTCTGCCGCTTGCCAGGGATTACTCTTGTGAAGATGTACACGTAACCTCTCTTGTCCAAAAGGCCCTGTGGAAGAGGCTAAAAGAGAGCGGCCTGTGGGAACTGTTTGAGCAGGTTGAAGTGCCATTGATACGGATACTGGCTCGAATGGAGATGGCCGGAATTCTTGTTGATAAAGAAGGACTTGATGTATTGTCAACAGAATTTTCTCAGAGGCTCTCCGAGTTGGATGAAAAAATCATCGAACTTGCCGGAGAACCGTTCAATATAAACTCTACGAAACAACTGGCGGAAATACTCTTTATAAAACTCAAGCTCCCTCAGATAAAAAAGACCCGCAAGAAGACCGGGTACTCCACAGATGTGGAAGTACTCAAGGAACTCGCCAAGTTTCACGAGCTTCCACAACAACTACTTTTTTACAGAAATCTGTCAAAGCTCAAGTCCACTTATGTGGACGGTTTAAAGAGAATGATCAATCCTGAGACAGGACGGGTCCATACCTCCTTTAACCAGACTGTCACATCCACCGGCAGGCTGTCATCCAGTGACCCCAATCTCCAGAACATTCCTGTCAGGACAGAAGAAGGCAGAAGAATCAGGGCACTCTTTATCCCTGCTCCCGGTGACTTCCTCTTATCCGCGGATTATTCACAGATAGACTTGAGAGTCCTTGCCCACTGCTCCGGTGATGAAGCCTTGGTAAATGCCTTCAAAAACGGAGAAGATATTCACCGTCTCACCGCAGCAGAGGTCTTCAGCGTGTTCCCTGAGCTGGTTACACCGGACATGCGCAGAGTGGCCAAGACCGTCAACTTTGGAATAATATACGGAATGAGCGCCTATGGCCTGGCAAAGGAGTTGGGCATTGAGAATAGGCAGGCAAAGGAGTTTATCGAACGCTACTTTGCGAAATATCCCGGGGTAAAACGCTACATGAAAGAAACTGTAAAAAAGGCCAGGGAACAGGGGTATGTCACCACGCTCCTTGGTCGCAGGCGCTATATCCCTGACCTTAAAAGCAAGGTCCGGACTGTAAGGGAATTCGCTGAAAGGACCGCTATTAACACGCCTATTCAGGGCACTGCGGCAGATATAATAAAGCTGGCCATGATAGAAGTTGACTCAAACATCCAGGCGGAAAAAACACCCTGCAGGATGTTGCTCCAGGTACATGACGAACTGATAATCGAAGTGCCCGAGAAAGAGATAAAGAGGACCGCCGCGATGGTAAAAGAGACCATGGAAAACGTGATAAACCTTGCCGTGCCCCTGAAGGTAGATGTTGGCTGGGGAGTCAACTGGGCCGAGATTGAGAGCAAGCCGGTGAATATGCCGAGGAGGTAG
- a CDS encoding NADPH-dependent 7-cyano-7-deazaguanine reductase QueF: MAKIKYGEKEIRKAELESWPNPCPERDYAIEISFPEFTCLCPRSGYPDFATIRITYVPDRFIVELKSLKLYLNSYRDQYISHEEATNKIFSDLEEILSPRIIKVEGDFHPRGNVHTVVKVEGGSDFSALHPRHFQQDHIS, from the coding sequence ATGGCGAAAATAAAATATGGAGAAAAAGAGATAAGAAAGGCCGAGCTTGAATCATGGCCGAATCCATGCCCTGAACGTGACTATGCCATAGAGATCAGCTTCCCGGAATTTACCTGCCTTTGCCCAAGATCAGGGTATCCTGACTTTGCGACCATAAGGATAACCTATGTACCGGACCGGTTCATAGTAGAACTGAAATCCCTAAAACTCTATCTTAACAGCTATAGAGATCAATACATTTCGCACGAAGAAGCCACCAACAAGATATTCTCAGACCTGGAGGAGATCCTTTCACCCCGCATTATCAAGGTGGAAGGTGACTTTCACCCAAGAGGCAATGTCCACACAGTGGTCAAGGTAGAAGGAGGTTCTGATTTCAGTGCATTACATCCAAGGCATTTTCAGCAGGATCATATTTCATGA
- a CDS encoding peptidase S41, whose product MKKFPKWGRHWLVVTALICSFIVAGTYQAHQLVSARENGIYEQIKIFGSVLDLVQRNYVEEVPPKKLIYGAVQGMLTSLDPHSSFMKPEDYKELQIETKGSFTGIGIEISIKDGILTVVSPIEGTPAYKAGLKANDKILKIEDKTTKNMSLIEAVKLLRGAKGTDVTISIYREGWRQLKEVTLTRDVIPIISVRSRMLEEGYGYIRISNFQNKTTSELEKALRELEKDKELKGLVLDIRNNPGGLLDQAVKVADVFLEKGLIVYTDGRIKEQKMRFEAHPDGHSRNYPITVLVNEGSASASEIVAGALQDHKRAIIVGVRTFGKGSVQTIIPLEDGSAVRLTTARYYTPNGRSIQAKGIEPDIEVPYAPLKKIKEKERDEIFHFPTERDLKGHLPGEDELNSVKDKPEAVNPEADNGKTHAPPMDNQLEEAIRILKAWSIFKQVNPDYTAKSPET is encoded by the coding sequence ATGAAAAAATTTCCAAAATGGGGACGCCACTGGCTTGTCGTAACTGCCCTGATTTGCTCTTTCATAGTAGCAGGAACCTATCAGGCGCATCAACTTGTCTCTGCCAGGGAAAACGGGATTTACGAACAAATCAAGATCTTCGGTTCTGTTCTTGACCTGGTGCAGCGCAATTATGTGGAAGAAGTCCCGCCCAAGAAACTCATTTATGGTGCGGTACAAGGCATGCTCACATCTCTTGATCCACACTCCTCTTTTATGAAGCCCGAGGACTACAAGGAGCTTCAGATAGAGACCAAAGGCAGTTTCACCGGCATAGGCATAGAGATCAGCATCAAAGACGGCATACTGACGGTTGTATCTCCCATAGAGGGCACCCCGGCATACAAAGCGGGGCTGAAAGCCAATGATAAGATTTTGAAGATAGAGGACAAAACCACAAAAAACATGAGCCTGATCGAGGCAGTGAAGCTTCTGAGGGGTGCCAAGGGGACCGATGTGACTATCTCCATATACCGTGAGGGATGGAGACAGCTTAAAGAGGTAACCCTGACAAGGGACGTGATTCCCATAATAAGTGTGCGGTCCAGGATGCTGGAAGAGGGCTATGGTTACATACGTATCAGTAACTTCCAGAACAAGACTACTTCTGAGCTGGAAAAGGCCTTAAGGGAATTGGAAAAAGACAAAGAGCTCAAGGGACTGGTTCTTGATATCCGGAACAATCCTGGAGGATTGCTTGATCAGGCCGTAAAAGTGGCTGACGTATTCCTGGAAAAGGGACTTATTGTTTACACAGATGGCAGGATCAAGGAGCAAAAAATGCGTTTTGAGGCCCATCCGGACGGGCATTCACGCAATTATCCCATAACGGTATTGGTCAACGAAGGAAGCGCCAGTGCATCTGAGATAGTTGCAGGGGCCTTGCAAGATCACAAAAGGGCAATAATTGTAGGGGTCCGGACCTTCGGCAAGGGATCGGTCCAGACCATCATTCCTCTTGAAGACGGATCCGCGGTGCGCCTTACCACAGCCAGATACTATACCCCTAACGGCAGGTCCATACAGGCAAAAGGCATAGAGCCTGACATAGAAGTACCTTATGCACCCCTGAAAAAAATAAAAGAAAAAGAAAGGGACGAGATCTTTCATTTCCCGACAGAGCGCGATCTGAAGGGCCACTTGCCAGGCGAAGATGAGCTTAATTCCGTAAAAGACAAGCCGGAAGCTGTCAACCCCGAAGCTGACAATGGAAAAACACATGCGCCCCCTATGGATAACCAGTTGGAAGAAGCAATCAGGATATTGAAGGCCTGGAGCATATTTAAACAGGTTAACCCTGATTACACTGCAAAAAGTCCTGAAACATAA
- a CDS encoding adenylosuccinate synthase, whose product MSTLVVVGTQWGDEGKGKIVDLLTEYAEVIVRFQGGNNAGHTLVVDGEQFIFHLIPSGILNDDKLCLIGNGVVIDPSIFIQELEGLASRGRPVTADRLRLSLNAHLIMPYHKALDLAREAAKAEGKKLGTTGRGIGPCYDDKIIRNGIKVADLLDSSLFREKLEDNVKEKNFYLTKLLNADPLDPENIYAEFQDYAERLAPFIDNVSILIDDALHSGKNVLFEGAQGTQLDIDHGTYPFVTSSNTVAGAACCGAGIGPSKINRVLGICKAYTTRVGGGPFPTELEDEVGDYLQEKGAEFGATTGRRRRCGWLDGVVLRDAVRINGLDGLAITKLDVLSGLDQINICAEYDISGTRHTCMPGNIREVESIKPIYRTLSGWNEDLSRMRSFDDLPEEARDYLKTIEDMAGTPIMLISVGPNREQTIFLKNPFE is encoded by the coding sequence ATGTCAACGCTGGTAGTAGTGGGGACGCAATGGGGTGACGAAGGCAAAGGGAAGATAGTAGATCTCTTGACAGAGTATGCCGAGGTCATAGTGCGTTTTCAGGGCGGTAACAATGCCGGCCACACTCTGGTAGTGGACGGTGAACAGTTTATTTTTCACCTGATCCCTTCCGGAATTTTAAATGATGACAAGCTCTGCCTGATCGGGAACGGAGTCGTAATTGATCCGTCGATCTTTATCCAGGAACTTGAGGGGCTTGCTTCAAGGGGCAGGCCTGTAACCGCCGATAGATTGAGGCTCAGCCTAAACGCGCATCTGATAATGCCGTATCACAAGGCCCTGGATCTTGCCAGAGAGGCCGCCAAGGCCGAGGGAAAAAAGCTCGGGACCACGGGACGGGGTATAGGACCGTGTTATGATGACAAGATAATCAGGAACGGAATCAAGGTGGCCGACCTTCTTGATTCCTCGCTCTTTAGAGAAAAACTCGAGGATAATGTAAAAGAAAAGAATTTTTATCTGACTAAGTTGCTGAATGCCGATCCACTTGATCCCGAGAACATTTATGCTGAGTTTCAGGACTATGCAGAGCGCCTGGCGCCCTTTATTGATAATGTTTCCATATTGATAGACGATGCGCTGCATAGTGGGAAAAACGTGCTGTTTGAGGGTGCCCAGGGCACGCAGCTTGACATTGACCACGGGACCTACCCCTTTGTCACATCCTCCAATACCGTAGCCGGGGCGGCCTGCTGTGGGGCAGGAATAGGCCCCAGCAAGATCAACAGGGTGCTGGGCATCTGCAAGGCCTATACTACAAGGGTAGGTGGGGGTCCCTTCCCTACAGAACTGGAGGATGAGGTCGGCGACTATTTACAGGAAAAGGGGGCCGAGTTCGGTGCAACTACAGGCAGGCGGCGTCGTTGTGGATGGCTTGACGGTGTTGTGTTAAGAGATGCAGTGAGGATCAATGGTCTGGATGGTCTGGCTATAACAAAGCTCGATGTATTAAGTGGTCTTGATCAGATCAATATATGCGCTGAATACGATATTTCAGGAACCAGACATACCTGTATGCCTGGAAATATTCGGGAGGTCGAATCAATAAAACCGATTTATAGGACACTTTCCGGCTGGAATGAGGATCTCAGCCGGATGAGATCCTTTGATGATTTGCCTGAAGAGGCCAGGGACTATCTAAAGACTATAGAGGATATGGCCGGGACACCCATAATGCTGATTTCAGTGGGCCCTAACAGGGAACAGACAATTTTTTTGAAAAATCCTTTTGAATAA
- a CDS encoding YbhB/YbcL family Raf kinase inhibitor-like protein translates to MKGKEVNQVKLKSVFENNGFMPARYTCDAGSNSPEFVIEDVPEGTKSFAMTLEDRDSPIRVMVHWIIFNIPPDVRKIEENTVPQGSIQGTNDFGTRSYKGPCPDSAIHRYEFKLFALDRVLEVDERTKKAELENLMRGRTLAEAVLTGLYSRD, encoded by the coding sequence TTGAAAGGAAAGGAGGTAAATCAAGTGAAATTAAAGAGTGTTTTTGAAAATAACGGGTTTATGCCTGCAAGATATACATGCGATGCCGGTAGCAATAGTCCGGAATTCGTAATAGAAGATGTGCCGGAAGGAACAAAGAGTTTTGCCATGACATTAGAAGATCGCGACTCTCCAATAAGAGTGATGGTTCACTGGATTATCTTTAATATTCCCCCTGATGTAAGAAAGATAGAAGAAAATACTGTTCCTCAAGGAAGCATACAGGGAACAAATGATTTTGGGACCCGCAGCTATAAAGGACCTTGCCCCGATTCGGCCATACATAGATATGAATTCAAGTTATTTGCTCTGGACAGGGTCCTCGAAGTTGATGAAAGGACGAAAAAGGCTGAGTTAGAAAACTTGATGAGGGGTCGTACTCTGGCAGAAGCAGTATTAACTGGATTATACTCAAGAGACTAA
- a CDS encoding cytochrome C: protein MGVLRIVTFLFLVSCLWPSWGLCSGGAKPAVKLPKAKTIAELAARYDSSSCQECHEEIYEQWENSLHAYSILGTPRTAPTILTGVDKGLKLFPYSGVKEDKDIQVRHLMFCAKCHLPQLEEATDDVAREIVATIRAWMKEEDEDKAEELEEKIASLNIGCTVCHNTRAIIHKWQYGYPQPDTIYGAQEGEHEHPDFTKMAKSPQLSESIFCGQCHGEGPNFELDEPSQCATLYGSYLFAYTPEDKHETCQECHMRKSGLGHDMQAYRSETMRKMALHVDIDSTSYFWRKNKAEGVIPMALVNVEIFNKCGHAIPDG, encoded by the coding sequence ATGGGAGTTTTGAGAATCGTAACGTTCTTGTTTCTGGTAAGCTGTCTCTGGCCTTCTTGGGGACTCTGTAGTGGTGGTGCAAAACCTGCAGTGAAGCTCCCCAAGGCCAAGACCATCGCGGAGCTCGCTGCCCGCTATGATTCGAGTTCTTGCCAGGAGTGTCATGAAGAAATTTATGAACAGTGGGAGAATTCCCTTCATGCCTATTCCATCCTGGGGACCCCGCGGACGGCCCCGACGATACTCACCGGCGTAGACAAAGGTCTGAAGTTATTTCCCTATTCAGGGGTCAAGGAGGACAAGGATATACAGGTCAGACATCTCATGTTCTGTGCAAAGTGCCATCTGCCCCAGCTTGAAGAGGCAACGGATGATGTGGCAAGGGAGATCGTCGCTACCATTCGGGCCTGGATGAAGGAGGAGGATGAGGATAAGGCCGAGGAGCTTGAGGAAAAGATAGCAAGCCTGAATATCGGCTGTACGGTTTGCCACAACACGAGGGCCATCATCCACAAATGGCAATATGGCTATCCCCAGCCCGATACGATCTACGGCGCGCAGGAAGGCGAACATGAACACCCTGACTTTACCAAAATGGCTAAATCACCTCAGTTGAGTGAATCAATATTCTGTGGCCAGTGCCATGGTGAGGGGCCCAATTTCGAGCTGGATGAGCCTTCTCAGTGTGCCACTCTGTACGGAAGTTACCTCTTTGCCTACACTCCGGAGGACAAGCACGAGACATGCCAGGAATGTCACATGAGAAAGTCCGGTCTGGGCCACGACATGCAGGCCTACAGGAGTGAGACCATGAGAAAGATGGCCCTGCACGTTGATATAGATTCAACTTCATACTTCTGGCGCAAGAACAAGGCCGAAGGCGTCATCCCAATGGCTTTAGTCAATGTGGAGATCTTCAATAAGTGCGGGCATGCCATACCAGATGGGTGA